The nucleotide window CCAACTTTAACGTCGTGAATCGATACCTAATCGTGTTGTATTACCAACTAGCAAAAATGGGCAATCAATTAGAAGAAGAGGACTAGATCGCAACACAAGAGTACATGTCTCCAAAAAAGAGAGGGgagattttttttcctgaacaaaaaaaaataaagagaattataaaagagaaacaaagaCAAGGATAATtgaggaaaaaattaaaaaacagagGTGTATAATTAAAAAGGGGAGGTAAGAATAACATTTGCCAAAATCAAAGTAAAAGGGGGCGGGGTCCATTGGGCAGATTTCAGCCCAACTAAGAAGATGGGGAATATCGCTACTGTCCACAATTTATTGGGATATTATCCATCTTTGTAAAGATTCCTAGTAAGGCCTAAATTTTTGCATAGATGGCAGATAGCCAGCTTTCATACATTTTCACGATCGAGAAGGGTAAATCCCCTAttagcaaaaaaggaaaaatcgtTAATTCCCTATATAATTGTATCTCTCTttacaagaagagaaaaataaatttgtttgttttagggttgagccgatatatatatatatatatatataaagtcaaTGCTTTATTTGTCTCAGGTTGGCTAtgcatttgaaataaaaaaagtcaaaaaaacaaatagatgctaggataaattatattttatttatactttcttaacttattccctattattattattgttaaaactATTTATAACGAGCTTATCATTGTAATTAAATCAAGCAAAAATGAGATATAAGATATTTTAGAGATATTAAAAGATATAGataaagaattaagaaaaagaacgtgaaaaattaaaggaaaatcaTAGATTCAAACCTAATTATATCAAAGGATAATGGATACTCATCTCATGCATAAAAGCTTAAAGTTTTAAATctatttgagataaaaaaatatttatatcatttcATTCAGAATAAAAAAGTGAACACAATCATAAATATgctaaaaaaacatgattgttaACTGTGAGTGACACAATTTGTTTGACTCCTAATAGAACTCACCATAGAGTTTCAAAAAGGAAAGAGGAAGCAACTCTACATTTTGATAGAATAACataaaaatcagaaaaaaaaagcagTAAAATTTGCAAAAGGCCATCAACTACACTTTTACAATCATGCTCAAACACAACATTCTGTAAACCAAGTTCAGTGACTCATTGGATGGCTTAAAGTTTTAACTTCAATACAAATATACAACGTTTTAGgttcataaatttttatgataatactactcgcaatttttatttattcaaacattGATAAATGATGCACAACAAAAGGAAacgaaaacatatatattatggAAGTGTTCAACACATCCATGACTAGTTTTCTTTTCTGTTCTTTATGGAACATATGTAAATTCAATATCATCAAAGCATCCACCCAGAGGCGAATCCATGCATACTTAAGGATGAAGCTCCTACGTTTGTATCATCAGGACCAGTCTGGTTGTACCTGTAATCAATAAAACACGCACTTTGTAGATAGAGTACCACAAAAGGGGGAAAAAGGGAATGAAGcaaattaaagtaaaagaacTTGATAATTTTACGCACAAAATTATTTAGGGAATTAATTTTTGTGGAATGACTTTACCCAATTTGCAAGGTGGGGTTCACTCCCACTGGCTCGAAGAACCCCTCTGATTGAGGTGGAAAGTTGGTGTATTGGATGCTAGGCCCTCCAGCTTCCAAAGCTAGACTTACTTGAACTTGTGAGTGATCAGTTTCTTCCAACTGTTTCAACAGAgattatattacttttatcaGAGATTATATTCTAaggaaaagaagtttagttcaatcaattattataaatttttaaatatatatctttgatttttatagagataaaaaaaacaagctaAAACTAAGTTGTAAATCAGTAAATATCacagatattttttatatttttattttctacacATATCTTCTATGAGAAACAATTAACTTGATTGAGGCAATAAacactaaatataaaatatgaaggtTCCTCATGATTACAATTGAAATCATGATTCAACACATTATAAGGGTGTAATTCCTTCTACTAAATATCATCCTCATTCGTCATTATTATCATGGTAACTATGGTCCAATTACTAGGGGAAAAAGgtcataagaaaataaaaacctgAAATTAATGAAACTAATATCATCTTGAACCCTCCAAAATAGGtaatattgatttaaaaaaaaaaaggctcatTTCTTCGTATCCTTGCAAGGCTAGCTAGCAACTAGCCAATATCTAGAATGCTTCAGCAAATAAATGGAGTTTGGTTAAATCATCTATACAGATGCATTAGTACAACTAATAATCTAATCAAAACTTTAAATAGAAATTTGCATTTGAATTGGAAATAATTGTTACCTTACTCCTTAACACGTTATTAGTTTCAATAAGCAATGTTTCCTGCATTGAATTTGTAAAAACCAAGGTTACACCAAAGAATAGGATGGTATCAGAATGTTCTAAGGAAGAAAAAACATGCACCTACCCGGTGGTGAAGATCAGAAAGCTGGTCAAGCATGAATTGAGtctgaaaaaaattgtaaatatatgttaaaatctatctaagaaattaaaagagatgTGAAAGCATTTGTAAAGAGAAAGAACACTAATCCGAGCTAGCTAATCAAGAAATTTAACAGGTGTAATATACTTTAGAAATAAATATCCCCAAACCTCCTTTTCTTTTGCACTAAAACTGATATTTGAGAAGTGCAAACTAAAATAGAATACTGATTATTGAAATTGAAGCTGTCCAGTGTTACCTTTGTTGACCTAATATTCCTCAGTGCTGCCTCCAGTTGATTCTCAAGCTGCTCTAGCTCATTTGTATTCATTTGGGCAAGATCTTCCCCGAGTAGGTTCCTGCATATTATTTAGAATCAATGACACAAAAGATTCTTGAAACTTAATATTCAATATAGTATAAAGACAGAATATATAGAATATCAACTTTATGTCTGAACACATAACAGGTAAGTTAATTACCTTTGAGAACGTTGCAAAACTTCTACCCTTGCTTTTAATCTCAAATACTCCTGATAGTTCTGTAAGTAGTGGCATATTTGTTATTAGCTATTTCATATACGACTAGAGTTCATAAAGTCTATGAAACCTTtgtataagaaaattattaattataagactTAATTACCTGAGTGTCGTTAATTGGTCGGGTGGTCTCCAGTGCACTGTAGCTGTACTTCTGGTACTTCTCCAGTGTTTTCATCATACTGTGTCATCAAGAAACAACTCAATCAGCATATGGGATCATTCCTTTGTAAATgagaaattttgataattttttgaaCGAAAAATTGCAagataattaagtttaaaaactgCATATTTGGAGTGAGAAAATACTGTACAGTGtacaccctaaaccctaaacaaagaaaaattaaggCATGTGTGTGTATGTCTACGCATGTTCTGCAACATTGTTAATTGGTAGCAACTCAATAACTATGGAAGTGGAACCATAACTGCAAACCATCTATAAATTCCTACAAAAGTTTTAATACATATTTGaacaaattatttgattatgatCTATTGACCCTCAtaagatacaaaaaaaaaaaaaaaaaaaccagatacactacacacacacataaagaatTTGTAACCTTGTGACCTGCTAATGTCTAGCTTTACTAGGGATTAGCTATTCCAAAGGGTCTTCTCTAATAATAGAATCataatgatttttctttctcttttctttcaagttttcagaaaatgtaAACTCGCGTGAGTTGATCAAAAGTAAGCAACACGAATCACAACAATTATGATATATGACATTGCCTATAAGTCAATTGGCACAAATATATACACAGAGCAAGTAAACAAAAGGCTGTGACTGTAGCCACCTGCATTATTATTAGAATATCGATCCTACGGTTTAAACTTTAATATTCCCTTTAATCAAATTTATCTGGGAGAGTCATTATTTGAAAGGAAAAGTATGATGTCCCTTTAAGCAGCTAAAACACCACTACTGATTCACTTCCAATTCTTGCAATGCTAGATCTCAATAAAACTTACTGATATGCTTTAATTAACAAAACTGCCTATACTTCATTATACTTTGCATCTTTtcttgatttaataaaaaaaatgtcggCTAAAATGATAGGTTGTCTTCCAGACGACTTGTCATTATCAtcgttaaaattaagaaaaatcctaTACGACAACAAtaccagaaaacatttttttatatatatatttatccaaAGGTTGCTTGAGTTGTATGCGTACGTTTAGTTAAATAGAGAGATTATGGGTCATATAATAAACTTATTACATTATATACTGCTTcagtctttttcatttttcttttctacctTTAGCATCTCCTGCTGGTCATGTGCTAAAAAGCCTATAAATGCTAAAATCCAAATTATTCAGCATGAAGGTATATTATAAAATGAGTTTTGATTTATCTATTGTTAATTAGGGTAAAAAAAGTACTTTCACCCAATCCCATgctattaattaaattgaataagtTTAATATTTCAAACACTTAATATTATAAGTATGTTCTTTTATTGAGATTATttgattataatataaaaattatcaacaatgaaaaattaaatttaccaaaacaaaatttaatgactTCAAGTTCAAAATTCTTTCTtgaaagatattaaaaaaaaaagcaaaacctTTTACTACCTAGtagatttaaattaaagaaaaaatactttaaCTGGACATATAATATATGAACAAGAACATATATTCAATATGTCAAGAAAGTAAACCATAAATACAACTTTAATTTATGCATTGACAAATCTCCGTATCTACGGCTGAACAGTTAATTAATTACACATTTTTTAAGAGGCCACACAATGACCCAATGGTCatacaaaaattacaataacCATTATCCATTGAATTGTTGAAGACATTAAGAAAAGTTGAAAACAATGACGCATCTAGATGGAACAGTACACCGACAACTTCATCcatatatatcaccaaattaagTCGTGAAAGCCTAAGATAGAGCTTTCTAACAATCAAGCAAAACTTACTACAACATGGGTACCAAAATCTTTCCATTGTATATATAGGAGAgatttctatttaaaaaaacaagaagaaagtttGATTTACAAGCTCATTCattgaagaaaagagaaagtggaAGGAAGAAAATGTATAGATTAATGGATAAGTCAAAGAGATCAAGATAGTTCAAATTAAATGTAGGAGTTTTGGTTTGATTAGTTGTTATTTGCTCCAATCATAAtgtcatgaaaataaaattgctCCAATTAAAATATCCTATTATTTCATTTGAACCATGTTAAGTCATTTTTTTCAAAGGCAACCATGTTAAGTCATTAACcactatatttaatttcatttgaacCATATTGTTTGATTGTTCCTGCAAATAGTGAGAACAGTGTTTTTGTCTTTAGTCTTGTAGATCAAACCAGCTATTCCACAACGGTTTTGAGGATAGACGTTGATTTACAGCCTTAGAAGCTAAAGGACACtgtctctctccctctctgGGTCTGAGCAATCCTTAAATTGTAATGCAAAGTAAAACATGTTTTCGTATCAAAACATCCCATCTCTGACACCAAATCACTACAGTAAATCCTGGTCTGGACGGTTAATGCTTTATCTCTaatcagaaattaaaaaaaaataatcaaatcaaatgGTTATTATTAGGCCAGttcatatagtttttttatcttcatGATCAGAACTGACCCAAGTTAAATAAAGTTAACAAACTTTGGCAAAAAAAGTTAAGATGTCGTTTATGGAGCCAAGTTCATACAATTTTCTTAAAACGAAAGATTAGTGATTTTTACACTCTTCTATTACAGAAATGATCTTGCCCTAGTCCAGGAGGGTATGTATGTCCCAGCTGAAATAGAAGCAGCAAAGCTTTTTTCTAAACAACATCTAAAAAAGACAAACGAAAATTTTCCCACTTTGACTTTCCTTAGAGGGGTTAAAAGATAGAGCTTCAGATCTTCACTTGAAGTATTGGAACTCAATAAAACAACTTCGTTTGTTGTATATAAAATTGTGAAAAGCAAGCAGAGAGGAAAGATCGGAGCTTTACACTTCCCACAAgtcaggaaaaagaaaaaataaatagatggaaaattttggaaggcaaaaaagacctttaaattttgaagaagAAGTAGCACAGATCTTGCACAAAAAATGctccaaattaattaacaaaaacatttGAACACAAAAGAGAAGTCATTGCCAACATGTTTGCACTTATGCactcatttaaaaaaacatggcACACACATAAGCAAATTAAATAGAGTTTATATATCTATGTATGAATACCTTGAGGTGCTGCTGAACTCATAAAGCTTGCCACGGTTGGAGAAGATGATGAGGGCAACCTCAGCATCACAGAGTACTGAGAGCTCATAAGCCTTCTTGAGCAACCCATTTCTTCTCTTAGCAAATGTGACTTGCCTGTTAATTTTGTTCTCTATCCTCTTCAGTTCAACTCTCCCCCTTCCCatcttttttgtttctctctctaccTCTCTTAAAAAATcacacacacactctctctctctctggaaACTCCCTTTCCAGTATTGGTTAAGAGATGGgagtgctttcttaaatggtctcTTTGCTTAGGGTACCAAAAGGGATAAAACAATAGTGCAAGAgaggaaataaaagaagaaacctGAAAAAGGTTGCCTTATGATGTTTGGTTTTCATCTCTCTGCCGTATAGCCACTATAATATGTTTAATCAGCTAAACAATAAAATGGAAAACTTTTTGTGCTTGCATACTAATTTGACATAGTTTCTCATATATCTCGTTTGTACCTTATCTTAGTACCCCAAAAAGTTGAACTTAATCCTTGTTTGTCCATTGTTAGGCTACAAACTATATAGGGTCCCTAGGTTgcccaaaaaaaaattctaggtCATTAACTTACCACAATTCCACAGTATGATGCATCACATTGGTCACACCCGAAAATTTATTCGCTAACTGCATGACTTATTTACAATTTCATTGGACTTTGGTTACGCTTGAATAGGAAATATTTAGTGTTACTAGCTCGGTTATGTCCATTATCATCACCAACCAGCTTTAATATTTGGCACACATGCGATACATGTGTCAGGTTAAGAAaatcattctttttttattagcaaaagGAACATTAAATTTCTAGCTTGCTTGTTtgctttcttaatttttctattttatttcaagGGTGAAAAAAGGAGCATTATATTCTTACTTCTTAGGTGCAGGACATAAAGAAGTTTAGAGTATGGAGGCTTAATTGAGCTTATTTGTTGCATAATTGCATTAAGCCTATATTTGGATAGGCATTGAAGGCAGTCAAACTCAAGTATGGAGGCTATCAAACGTATGTACattttatcaacaacaacaaaaaatgttgtttcatgTTTGGTTGTCTCAAACTAAATTAGCTTTTGCTCCTAAAAGCAAGTGTAAGGGTATGTATTAGATTTATGTTGATTAATCAAAATCTTATTGAAATATCATTTGATGTGATTATCGATGTACGTTTGTTTGGTCATATATTGTGGTATTGATTACATGtcaaagatttattttttggagttgaaactaatttttgtaatagatataaaattttatattgaatttataatactaaTTTACTTTTAGAATAAAACATTCAAACCTAAATCATTTtacttcaaattcaattttaaccaaaaattaatttaaatagaaCTAAACAAAAGGTAACTTTTATATCATGAGCGAGAATGTCTTACTTTTATTACAAACTTGCTAATAGAagtgaaaaaaatgtaatttttgtgtTGAAAGTGAAAATCATTTTTCCTTTACTACAAACTTACTTTTAGAACaaacattttcaaatataaattattttactttaaatttaatttcaactaaaataacttgtttaaaacaaatttcatttaaaatcaattttgtaaccagttattattattattattattattattattattattattattattattattattattattattattattattattattattattattgtttttgtttaaacaaatttcatttaaaatctaCTGACTACTTTTAAAGGAGTCTCAtctctcaacttttttttttttttgcacacatGACTCGAACCCCTATACTAAATAAATGAATTGTTAAAGCAATAAATTTCATATAGACTAGTTTAGTAggtttaatttattaatgttttttttgttacttttggCTAGTAAATTCATGTGCgtaaactatttttaaataaaacaaatattaaataaattaaaatttgaatgaataataatggataaatatattttttattctttatactTTCCGTGAAACTTGATTTTAATACtcaaattttaactttaatcAATTTGATCTCTAAATTTTACTAGAATAGTgattttcatttctcttcatgcTAAAAACAGTCTATGAGAAGggacaaaaattattattttttaaaaattcaagaatTAAATTGATCAAAGTTAATTACAGagatattaaaaacaaattttacccAGTAATAGTAATTTGAGGAAACTAGAGGTGCATACCagtgaagtgaaaaagagatggaaagaaaaagaaattatgaatataataataatgatgataataataataataataattaaaaaggataagattaaaaaaagaaatagataaatatcatgtgagaaaattaaattcaaaataattctaCATATCTATTTGCTTTAGCATTAATCTATGACTATTGATAAAGACCATTTTTCCATTTCATGTATTTCCTATTCTTAATTTATCCTTAACTGTTTTTTCTATTACTATCAattcattagaaaaaaaataaaataatactaccACTCTCAAAACATGCTCAACATACTTAAACCGTTCCATTCTCGTTCGTTCTTCAACTGCTTTACCACTTTATAATATTCTTCAATCATCCTCATCtttattgtgtttttatttttaaaaaatatgaaaaaacagTGAGGCACGAAAGTGCCTCATTTTTCCTAGTATATACATATAGGTAACTCGCTTCCTTCTTAAACCTCTATAAAATTCAATTCCTTAACACACTGTAACTTTTGCACTGAGAGTGAtagtttcatattattttttattacaaatcgATCAACTAATTGCAAGAGGAAAGAAATTGTGATGTCACTCAGTTAGACCAAATGACCTAACAtattattcaaaaataattatttgacatCTAATTTCTTTACACTCCATTCTTTGATGGTTATTAGTGGACAGAGGAAAGAAAATTTTctctgtaaaaaaaaagggaagaaattttttctttccctttttaaaAACATACAAATGAGGTGTGTCGATAGAATTGTGAAGAAATGAGATGTAAAATATCAAAGTcccttttctttattattaggtGTTGTATAAATTCTAGCCATTTGAGTGTGGATGTTGGACGTCGGTTGTTGATATTGCTAGGAAGTCATAACATGATGATCTTGATTAACAATTGAATTGTCATCAATAACTTGATTTACTAACAAAACAGATTGAGAATGCTTCCTTTCACTGAGAGCAGCCAGGCAGCttaaagaaaatttctttgGCATGTCTAAGAACACCATAAGGAGCACAAAGATGAAAGATCTATTCTTTTTTATCCTTTCTTATCACCTTGGGAAAAGATGCACATATGCGGGTGGATCCATGACCAATTTCATGCATGTTGCTTTTCTTCTTGTAATTACAGGGGAAAAAGGATCCATTAATAGAATTTGACCTTGTACTTGATTAAAATTCAAACCTTCCCTTTGAAAAGCACAACCAATTTTAGTAAAAGGAAACatgatcatattttttttttccttaataagACTCAAACGAGAGACCGATGAATGTTGGTATTTGGGAGGGACTTGGTCCCCTaactttttgcaattttttttttgttttatagattatatttttaatattaaaataattatttttatttaataagatttgATTTTGTAAATAACAGTTTTTAACATAATGACaccttttcttatttaaatgaatattttatttttcctttgcaGAACTTAAAGTAAAGATAATTACattcttttaacttttaagacaaattttttaagtataattattttagtaatattttcttttataatttgttattgttattttaaaggttaaaaatagtttcatttgcaatcaaataactttaattttttataagaaataaaataattttattagtgtTTCATTTAGGATTAATgatgttttttattcttaaatttttttgtacaaTATAATTTTGCTTCCACATCCGAAAGCAATCTCGATTTCCAACGCTTGCGAATCCTACGAATCTTCCCCTCTATGTTTGAATCTGAAAAAGTGAGTCTTAATTAGTTGGATTGGATTTGTATTTGTGTTGTGATCGATGTTGgggtttttttatcatttatttttgtaatgaaATTGTTTCTATTTTGTTGAAACTCAAAACAGGATAGTGCGTGGTAGGTAATTGAAACGCGGCGACGGGGAGGGCGGAGAGATCGTCAACGTCGTGGAGGAAGAAGACTCCGCCGGCGCTGTTAATGTTTTCAGCCCGCActtgatatttttgtttctttatagAATTTAGATATTGAGGTTGTATGTTTCTGAATTGGTTGTTGAAAACTTGTTTTAGAAATTGTTGCATTTGTAAACTTAGTTCATGGTGTTTTCTCAAACAAAAGTTATCTTTTGGTTCATTCTATTAATATTATTGTCAGATCCCTCGTGAGTCATTTTGTGGCTGTTCAAACAGCCAGAAAATATTAATACATTACGCTCTCACTCACTTACATCATCACCTAATGGTAACAATTAGTGAAGAAGGACAAAAAATGTTAActgataaaaatatcaaaaactaatattcatcaatttttagttcataaactaaaaataaaattttaaaaaaattagagactaaaaatataattaattcttttatttatactaatttagttttattgatttgaaaattcaaatttatttattaactttcgTCAACAAAGAAAACTTATTATAAACATCCTATTATGAActtgatttgaaaattttagtgtaaatttaattataaacaattttttatgatacctaaaagatatatttttattgtaattaatgttttataatatataactaataatagtatttcgtataaaattatatatgtatgcatTTATTAGATGAATTTAAATGTTTATCttaaaaaacatgaatttaaattttgggcCACCCATTAGATTCAGCGATGACTACGCTACTAACTGTATTAACTTGAATCTGaatttttgcttaaaaaaattaaatttaatacaacttagactaataattttttataaaaattaaaaataaaaagagatgaaattagaaaaacaaaatttatatttaatttaagccttaaaatatgtataaaagaaatgtAATGAGAGCACTGGTTCTCGCAATGAAACAGAACAGAAGGATGGGTCCAATCGAACGGATGGCATATAAAAAGTTACAGTGGATGCGACGTGTCTACTTTTGAGTGGGCAGGCTCCAATAACTTACAGTGTTACAGAGAAAACAGTGCCGTACGTTATTAACGGTTGTGTCGACAAGACACAAGTACAGCGCTACCGGACACGTGTCAATAACAAGGCAGATTATAAACCGAAGGTTAGTGATAGATTCCTCGTCGTTTCACTGCttcacacacactcacacaacTTTTTTAAGAAACAGAACATTCAACATTGTATTCTACTCCGAGGAAACACTTCTCTTCTCATCATCAAATATCCAACTCCATTCATTATTTACCTTTCACAACCTCCAAAtgcgtttttttctttttcttttttagtccaTCAATTTTCTTCTCCTCGATTTAGCTTTTTGCGATGTCAAAAAtatgctttctttttcttacaaGAGGAAACCAATCTTTTATATTCGATCATTAGCTAGGctgtatggaaaaaaaaaagattactaagtacataattaataattattattttaagaaaagtgggtaaaaatgattgtttttttaaaataataatatataacttCATTTAGATTTGACTCTTTTAAAATGAGAGAAATGTACTTTAAAGTATAAAGTGCActtataattattgattaaaaaatcagtgattgatattataataaattttctccCTTTCCCATTTCTTTGAGTCATGTTCCAAACCATGGTTACATAGTCACGCCTAATTAATTaggactaattttattttataaaaaataaaaataaaattttcataataacTATTAAACaatcatttcaaattatttatttaaaaattaatgtttttaacattatttaaaaaaatacaaatagagTTGGAGAACGTTTGGCATGGagcctttttaaaaatatttttgtagaaTGTCGAGGGGATTTTTTTAAGCATCAGTGGCGGAAAGATGAAAG belongs to Glycine soja cultivar W05 chromosome 5, ASM419377v2, whole genome shotgun sequence and includes:
- the LOC114411784 gene encoding MADS-box protein EJ2-like; the protein is MGRGRVELKRIENKINRQVTFAKRRNGLLKKAYELSVLCDAEVALIIFSNRGKLYEFSSTSSMMKTLEKYQKYSYSALETTRPINDTQNYQEYLRLKARVEVLQRSQRNLLGEDLAQMNTNELEQLENQLEAALRNIRSTKTQFMLDQLSDLHHRETLLIETNNVLRSKLEETDHSQVQVSLALEAGGPSIQYTNFPPQSEGFFEPVGVNPTLQIGYNQTGPDDTNVGASSLSMHGFASGWML